The Vibrio syngnathi DNA window AGTCGATGGACAGGCTGCTGATCAGCGATTTGAACTTACCAGCCGTGAAGCGTGCGCTCTCTCAAATGCGCAGTAACCGAGACTTTATTCCATTGTCTATTTCTGCTTTAGCACGCTCTAGAGCCGATTGGCTGTATGGCATGAACATGACCCGAGCTTACACCTTGCTTGGTCAAAAGGCGGGTTACCAAGGCGTGTTGTCGGTAGGGCGAGTGCAAACGCCAGTGCTTGGTTTGGTTGTAAGACGTGATGAAGAAATCGAGAATTTCATTCCTAAAGATTACTTCACTCTGCACGCTTTGATCCCTTATCAAAACAACGGCCAGAGCTTTGATATTCGAGCGCGTTGGAAACCAAGCGAAGCATGTAAACCATGGCAAGATGAAGAAGGCCGAGTGCTCAATCGAAAGCTGGTTGAGAACGTGGCTAACCGAATTGCGAATCAACCTGCAACCGTGACGGAATCAGAGCAAAAGCAAAGTAAACAAGCTGCGCCACTGCCTTATTCGTTGTCAGCACTGCAGATTGATGCGTCTAAGCGTTTTGGTATGAGTGCTCAGCAGGTTCTCGACACTTGTCAGTCGTTGTACGAGAAACACAAACTCATCACTTACCCGCGTTCTGATAGCCGCTACCTACCTAAAGATCATTACTCGCAAAGAGAGTCGGTCGTGGATGCTATCGCTAACAATGCGAAAGAGCTGCAAAGTGGTGCTCAAGGTGCGGATCTTTCTCTTAAATCCAAAGCATGGAACGACAGCAAGGTCGATGCTCACCACGCGATAATTCCTACTCCGAAAAAGTCATCGGTGAACGGCCTGTCTGCCAACGAGATGAAAATCTATCAGCAAATCGCTCGTCAGTATCTAATGCAATTCTATCCACCTGCGGTTTTTGCCGATGCCAAGTTAGTCTTTGATATTGCTGGTGGTGTGTTCATCGCAAAAGGGCGTCAGCTTATCAACCCCGGTTGGAAGGTGTTGATGGGGAAAACGGATACCGAAGAAAAAGGTGATGGCACGGATACGGTTCCACCGCTGGATAAAGGGACTGTGCTCACCTGTCGTGAGGGTTTGATTGGCGATAAGAAAACTGAACCACCAAAGCACTTCACGGAAGCTACGTTGCTTCAAGCGATGACAGGTATCGCGCGTTTTGTTGCTAACAAAGACCTCAAAGCTATCTTGAAAGAGACCGATGGCCTTGGAACGGAAGCAACCCGAGCGGGTATTCTAGATACTTTGTTCAAGAGACAACTGTTAACGCGACAAGGTAAAAGCATCCATAGTAGCCCTGCAGGCAGAGGTTTGATTAATGCTTTACCTGAGGACTCGACCTTTCCCGACATGACGGCTCACTGGGAGCATCAGTTGCAAGGCATGGCTGAACGAAACCAAGCGTATCAACCCTTCATGCAAGCGCTAGAAAGTAAGATCGATGGCTTGATGGGTAAGGTAAAAACAGGTGAAGTCCCTGAATCTCTGCGTCATCTTCCTAAAGTTGAAAGACCAGCATTCAAGCGCCGTAAAGGTGGTGGGACAAGGAAGAAGACTTACGCGAAGAAAGGCGCTAAAAGTTAATCAGTTAGAAACTGAAAGCTAACAACACCCATTATTGATATTGGGAATCAATATTAACGACCGACCTTGCGCCCACAACGTTTAAACAGCTGCTGCCAATAATCAACATGGCGGCGAGTTGATGCTCGAAAAGCTTGATGTGCATCTTGGATGGGAAAGTAATAACTGTGCAGTTCAGGTTGCGCGTCAAACATCCCAAGTTGCGGGGCTAACTGCTGAAAATAGCCATCCAGCTGCGCCATGTAAGGCTGAACCTTACCAATGTATTGCTGCTCGAACACATTGTTGAGATAACGAAACTTAGTGGTGTCTCGCTGCTTCCCGCAGATGATGTTGGCATCAAAAGTAGTGAGTTGCTTGGTGATGGTATCAAGCTCAACCGAAGCACGAGCCAGCGAGTAGTATAAATCCCCGAGCGTAGAGCTCTTCTCTAATACTTCTTGTACCTCAGTGGTTTTGCCGGAAACGAGCGGCGCGTTTAACGCTTGGTTGAGATGTTCTAAGGCGCCACTGGTTTGTCGTACCTGATCACCGATATCAGCGTGTAACCACCGACTACCACGCATCTGAGACTGCATCGCATCGCTGGCATAGATTAGATTCCACTGGTGCCGCGGAAACTGTGCGAGCTTCTGCTGCTCGATTTCTTTCAGTAGCTCTACGACCTCAGGGTCTAATTCGCTACCGGATAAGCATCTCCCGACACCTGCAAGTAGGGCGACTTGATAATCGTAATTGCGAAACTCATCCGCGACTTTCCCAAGAACCGAATTTCTTTCTGCAATCAGATTGAACAATCCACACTGACGAAGCTGGTAACTGTCGATGAGACCGATAGAAAGCGAGGGCACGTCAAGCAGCAGTTCTCGTTTTCTCGGTAGGCTTTCAAATTCCCATTCCTCTTTTATCTCGTCAGCATCTTGTACTCTGGCTATCTTGGTTTGGTAGTCGTCGAACAAGTCTCCGGGGCCATCACTGAAACAGCCAGCCAGCATCACCGTCAGACAAAACATTGTTGAGTGCTTAACTAGGTTTGAGAGAGGGGCATCACTCATCTACGGGTTACCAGTCTATTTCGCTGCCATCGAAATTGAAGAAGTGACCACTTACTTCGGTATTCGATGACTCGATGACTTTAATCAGGCCAGAAGCTGAGGTGTTGGTGTCGATCAGAGCATTAGGGCCGCCCATTTCAGTCTGTACCCAACCAGGATGCAGAGCTAACACCGTAACGCCGTTATCGGTTAAGTCGTTACTTAGGCTCTTCACAACGGAGTTTAGAGCGGCTTTGGAGGAGCGATAGATGTAGCCGCCTCCTGAGGTGTTCTCGGACATGCTACCGACTCTAGAAGACAGGCAGGCGATCTTTTTGACGTCACTAATTTCTATAAGAGGTAATAGAGTCTCGACAAGCTTCAATGGCGCAATGGTGTTGACTTCGAATACACGGCGCCACTCTTCGACATCTGTATTACCCAGACCATAACCTTTTGGACCATAGTAGCCAGCGTTGTTGATCAAGATATCAATCGACTCTATTTGCGAAGTGAGGTGGCTCACCGCTTGGTAATCGGTTATCTCTAATTGAATGCAGGTCAGGTTGCTGTTGTGGTCTGCGAGAGAGAGCAGTTCTT harbors:
- a CDS encoding DNA topoisomerase III, with translation MSRLIIAEKPSLGRAIAAALPNPQKKDQGFIKCGNGDVVTWCIGHLLEQVEPDAYDDRYKKWNLADLPIVPEQWQLRPRKTSSKQLTVIRKLLKDATQIVHAGDPDREGQLLVDEVIDYCKVSKAKKESMDRLLISDLNLPAVKRALSQMRSNRDFIPLSISALARSRADWLYGMNMTRAYTLLGQKAGYQGVLSVGRVQTPVLGLVVRRDEEIENFIPKDYFTLHALIPYQNNGQSFDIRARWKPSEACKPWQDEEGRVLNRKLVENVANRIANQPATVTESEQKQSKQAAPLPYSLSALQIDASKRFGMSAQQVLDTCQSLYEKHKLITYPRSDSRYLPKDHYSQRESVVDAIANNAKELQSGAQGADLSLKSKAWNDSKVDAHHAIIPTPKKSSVNGLSANEMKIYQQIARQYLMQFYPPAVFADAKLVFDIAGGVFIAKGRQLINPGWKVLMGKTDTEEKGDGTDTVPPLDKGTVLTCREGLIGDKKTEPPKHFTEATLLQAMTGIARFVANKDLKAILKETDGLGTEATRAGILDTLFKRQLLTRQGKSIHSSPAGRGLINALPEDSTFPDMTAHWEHQLQGMAERNQAYQPFMQALESKIDGLMGKVKTGEVPESLRHLPKVERPAFKRRKGGGTRKKTYAKKGAKS
- a CDS encoding DUF3080 domain-containing protein translates to MSDAPLSNLVKHSTMFCLTVMLAGCFSDGPGDLFDDYQTKIARVQDADEIKEEWEFESLPRKRELLLDVPSLSIGLIDSYQLRQCGLFNLIAERNSVLGKVADEFRNYDYQVALLAGVGRCLSGSELDPEVVELLKEIEQQKLAQFPRHQWNLIYASDAMQSQMRGSRWLHADIGDQVRQTSGALEHLNQALNAPLVSGKTTEVQEVLEKSSTLGDLYYSLARASVELDTITKQLTTFDANIICGKQRDTTKFRYLNNVFEQQYIGKVQPYMAQLDGYFQQLAPQLGMFDAQPELHSYYFPIQDAHQAFRASTRRHVDYWQQLFKRCGRKVGR
- a CDS encoding SDR family oxidoreductase; amino-acid sequence: MSVIFITGANRGIGLSLTQQYLEGSHKVYATYRDANSAKELLSLADHNSNLTCIQLEITDYQAVSHLTSQIESIDILINNAGYYGPKGYGLGNTDVEEWRRVFEVNTIAPLKLVETLLPLIEISDVKKIACLSSRVGSMSENTSGGGYIYRSSKAALNSVVKSLSNDLTDNGVTVLALHPGWVQTEMGGPNALIDTNTSASGLIKVIESSNTEVSGHFFNFDGSEIDW